In Sphingobacterium zeae, one genomic interval encodes:
- a CDS encoding DUF5106 domain-containing protein — protein MNNFKMKNVSTALFLAISALLLSWSCTGTKKENKESPPQNTLSSSVSDSALFHFWDQFDMQDTALVKNPEKGEQQLADFLGLLTKTPDSATRDKAAAIMLDKAKVNRTSFDYFIKQYEHYLYDGNSPMRNDIAYESVLRYLINTAVLTDLEKEGYRPTYKLVRQNRVNQTATDFSFELPNGQKQKLSETDAKFMLLMFYDPDCSHCKETIHQLRDNPQLVQLFTQLQIQIVAIDPWGDRSKWKQYQSELSYQWINGLDTDRQILSANLYDLKASPTIYLLDEHKKVLLKDTYLENVIQYFANAHK, from the coding sequence ATGAATAACTTCAAAATGAAAAATGTTTCGACAGCACTCTTCCTAGCGATTAGCGCACTCCTATTATCCTGGTCCTGTACGGGTACGAAGAAGGAAAACAAGGAATCGCCCCCCCAAAACACCTTATCAAGCAGTGTGTCGGATAGCGCCTTATTTCATTTTTGGGATCAATTTGATATGCAGGATACGGCTCTGGTCAAGAATCCGGAAAAAGGGGAACAGCAATTAGCCGATTTTCTGGGGCTCTTAACAAAGACACCTGACTCCGCCACAAGGGATAAGGCGGCAGCAATCATGCTCGACAAAGCCAAAGTAAACCGCACGAGTTTTGACTATTTCATCAAACAATACGAACACTATTTGTATGATGGCAATTCGCCCATGCGCAACGATATCGCCTATGAGTCGGTATTGCGCTACCTGATCAATACAGCTGTACTCACTGATCTGGAAAAAGAGGGCTACCGCCCAACCTATAAGCTGGTACGCCAGAATAGGGTGAATCAGACAGCAACCGACTTCAGCTTTGAACTACCCAACGGACAGAAGCAAAAGTTGTCGGAGACGGATGCCAAATTTATGCTGTTAATGTTCTACGATCCGGACTGTTCGCATTGTAAGGAAACCATCCACCAGCTTCGCGACAACCCGCAGCTCGTCCAGCTGTTTACACAGCTGCAGATACAGATCGTGGCAATAGACCCATGGGGCGACCGCAGCAAATGGAAGCAGTACCAATCGGAGTTGTCGTATCAATGGATCAATGGATTGGATACTGATCGCCAGATTTTGTCGGCCAACCTATATGACCTTAAAGCATCGCCAACGATCTATCTTTTGGATGAGCACAAAAAAGTGTTGTTAAAAGATACGTATTTGGAAAACGTGATACAGTATTTTGCCAATGCCCATAAATAA
- a CDS encoding SLBB domain-containing protein, whose protein sequence is MKRIILWLCIAGFVGTVHAQTNPANIKVDNLSDAQIEQYVKQAALMGYDESQLDGFARAQGVSAVEVQKLKERLADIKRKKQQPNTSQGSSSQSRNTRSNGRQVDGYSNVDSLQNNQTNRRDSTDNEEGKLKIFGSDLFKNNAITFEPNLRMATPSSYIIGPDDEILLDITGDNEASYKLPVSPDGTIKVEYVGQINVAGLSIAAAKSKIEQRLSGTYPAIRSGRTQVSVNIGNIRTIRVTLTGAATKPGTYSLPSLATVFNALYAAGGPNKNGTYRKIQVIRGNRVISTIDVYDFLANGIQQGNIRLQDQDIIHIPVYGARVQFEGEVKRPAIFETVPGESLSDILRYAGDFTENAYSAKVKVLQTTGRERSVQDIYADQFANYTPKSGDQYIVEPILDRFANRISVLGAVFRPGIFGLEPGMTLKQVLEMADGVREDAFLERGIINRLKADNTSELINFNVRDVLAGTAADIPLKREDKIEISSIFDLRDEYKFTVQGEVRFPGDFPFASNATLGDLIQKAGGLTEGAKNARVEIARRIKNLDVTDHRSSNTILVDIKEGVLTDPNMTLQPYDVISVLGDAGFRTQRQVKIEGEVLYPGYYTISREDERISDIIKRAGGLTTYAYTEGASLKRTGISKLQAAEKKEQERLKKELEKDRLGEESNQKDTSLDQGVGRNYDGTQAKSSALAKVSQQGTSASDIETSDLVGIELNKILEKPYEKGDLLVLDGDIISVPKELETVKVVGEVLNPNNVVYVKGKNLKYYVNQAGGFTDNALKKRVFVQYANGAVKGKDGGYPEVKPGAEIIVPKRAPRERMSAQGWVGLGTGIASLAAIIVSLLR, encoded by the coding sequence ATGAAAAGAATAATATTATGGTTATGCATAGCAGGATTTGTGGGTACAGTACACGCACAGACCAATCCTGCCAATATAAAAGTAGACAATCTTAGTGACGCACAGATTGAACAGTATGTCAAACAGGCCGCTTTAATGGGGTATGACGAAAGTCAGTTAGATGGCTTTGCGCGTGCACAGGGCGTTTCAGCTGTCGAAGTCCAAAAATTAAAAGAGCGTCTGGCGGATATCAAACGTAAAAAGCAGCAGCCAAATACGTCACAAGGTTCTTCCAGCCAGTCGCGCAATACGCGCAGCAATGGCCGCCAGGTGGATGGTTACTCCAATGTAGATTCTTTGCAAAATAATCAGACGAATAGAAGGGATTCGACGGATAATGAAGAGGGTAAGCTCAAGATTTTTGGCTCAGACCTTTTCAAGAATAACGCCATCACTTTTGAGCCCAATCTCCGTATGGCTACACCTAGCTCGTACATTATTGGTCCCGACGATGAGATCCTATTAGATATCACAGGCGATAACGAAGCCTCCTACAAGCTTCCCGTAAGTCCCGATGGAACCATTAAAGTAGAATATGTCGGGCAAATCAATGTGGCTGGTTTATCCATTGCTGCAGCAAAAAGTAAAATTGAACAACGCTTAAGCGGTACTTACCCGGCAATACGTTCAGGACGTACGCAGGTGAGCGTTAATATTGGTAACATCCGTACCATTCGTGTAACGTTAACGGGGGCAGCTACAAAACCGGGCACCTACAGTTTGCCTTCGTTAGCAACCGTGTTTAATGCACTGTATGCCGCAGGTGGTCCCAATAAAAATGGTACCTACCGCAAGATCCAGGTGATCCGCGGCAATCGAGTGATCAGTACGATTGATGTGTACGATTTTTTAGCCAATGGTATTCAACAAGGAAACATCCGTCTACAAGATCAAGATATTATTCATATCCCCGTTTACGGTGCCAGAGTACAATTTGAAGGCGAAGTTAAGCGCCCCGCCATTTTTGAGACCGTACCCGGAGAATCCCTTTCCGATATCTTGCGTTATGCGGGGGATTTTACCGAAAATGCCTATAGTGCCAAGGTTAAAGTGTTGCAGACCACAGGCCGCGAGCGGAGTGTACAAGATATCTACGCCGACCAATTTGCCAATTACACACCCAAAAGTGGCGATCAATATATTGTAGAACCTATTTTGGATCGTTTTGCCAATCGTATTAGCGTGTTAGGGGCAGTATTTCGTCCAGGCATATTTGGTTTAGAGCCAGGCATGACATTAAAGCAAGTGCTGGAGATGGCCGATGGCGTGCGTGAAGATGCTTTCTTGGAACGCGGTATTATTAATCGTCTTAAAGCAGACAATACCTCCGAATTGATCAATTTCAATGTACGCGATGTCCTTGCAGGAACTGCAGCCGATATTCCATTAAAGCGGGAAGATAAGATTGAGATTTCATCGATCTTTGATCTAAGAGACGAATACAAATTTACTGTTCAGGGCGAGGTTCGCTTTCCGGGTGATTTCCCTTTTGCCAGCAATGCAACACTGGGCGATCTTATTCAGAAAGCAGGCGGCTTGACCGAGGGTGCTAAGAATGCTAGGGTAGAAATCGCCCGACGCATCAAAAATCTGGACGTAACCGATCACCGCTCATCGAATACTATCTTGGTGGACATTAAAGAGGGTGTGCTTACCGATCCAAATATGACACTGCAACCTTACGATGTTATCTCCGTTTTGGGTGATGCGGGTTTCCGGACCCAACGTCAGGTTAAGATTGAGGGGGAAGTATTATATCCAGGCTACTACACGATTTCGCGTGAGGATGAACGCATTTCAGATATTATCAAGCGTGCAGGTGGCTTGACTACTTATGCTTATACCGAAGGTGCTTCATTAAAACGCACCGGTATTTCTAAATTACAGGCCGCTGAAAAAAAGGAGCAGGAGCGATTGAAGAAAGAACTGGAAAAGGATAGGCTGGGTGAAGAAAGCAATCAAAAAGATACGAGCCTAGATCAGGGTGTAGGAAGAAACTATGATGGTACTCAAGCAAAAAGTAGCGCTTTAGCAAAAGTATCACAACAAGGGACGTCAGCATCGGACATTGAAACGAGTGATCTGGTGGGTATTGAGTTGAATAAAATATTAGAAAAACCTTATGAAAAAGGTGATCTCTTGGTTTTAGATGGCGATATTATTAGCGTACCCAAGGAATTAGAAACAGTGAAGGTTGTTGGTGAGGTCTTGAATCCAAACAATGTGGTCTATGTTAAAGGCAAGAACTTAAAATACTATGTGAATCAAGCTGGAGGCTTT